A genome region from Rhodopseudomonas boonkerdii includes the following:
- a CDS encoding ureidoglycolate lyase — protein MSPAQNASRAIEAEPLSPAAFAAFGDVAERPIDMRRRYLPTSDDRAADAATFSFWISGAAKIGSLPLPIVTLERHPYSAQTFVPLGSSDYLAIVCGTAPDGQPDLATLRCFIAGPHQSVTFARNVWHHPSTVLGEKMEFAVAMGMTGRNDDDVFVDIAAGIHAIMPQSA, from the coding sequence ATGTCGCCCGCCCAGAATGCCTCCAGAGCTATCGAAGCCGAGCCGCTCAGCCCGGCCGCCTTCGCCGCTTTTGGTGATGTCGCCGAGCGGCCGATCGACATGCGTCGGCGCTACCTGCCGACATCGGACGACCGCGCGGCGGACGCCGCGACCTTTTCATTCTGGATCAGCGGCGCGGCCAAGATCGGCAGCCTGCCGCTGCCGATCGTCACGCTGGAGCGACATCCCTATTCCGCCCAGACCTTCGTGCCGCTCGGAAGCAGCGACTATCTGGCGATCGTATGCGGTACCGCTCCCGACGGGCAGCCTGATCTTGCCACCCTGCGCTGTTTCATCGCCGGACCGCATCAGAGCGTCACATTCGCACGCAATGTCTGGCATCACCCTTCGACCGTACTCGGCGAGAAAATGGAATTCGCCGTCGCCATGGGGATGACCGGCAGGAACGACGATGACGTGTTCGTCGATATCGCAGCCGGCATTCATGCCATAATGCCACAGAGTGCATAG
- a CDS encoding GntR family transcriptional regulator: MYPFVTNLSSIAESNPVPGAKRAKTPTRKRAARPNGNVTDATYARLHDLIESRQLKPGEVIEERRLALRLKVSRTPLRAGISRLLGEGKLEQLSNGAVVVRTIEMGELLELVHLRMVLEGEATFISSTRIALDILAPIRARLEDIIAASTTSKDMHWSLDDEIHDQIARHCGNRSLEKLIGEVRQKIRMCNVERHPGRLLPATREHLAIIDAIIDRDAAAARQAMIVHLTNVRQGLLERFGIFLPEPHA; this comes from the coding sequence GTGTACCCGTTCGTCACTAACCTCTCCTCGATCGCCGAAAGCAATCCCGTGCCCGGTGCCAAAAGAGCAAAAACACCTACCCGCAAGCGGGCGGCACGCCCGAATGGCAATGTAACGGACGCCACCTACGCGCGGCTGCACGACCTGATCGAGTCGCGGCAGCTCAAGCCGGGCGAAGTGATCGAGGAACGCCGGCTTGCGCTTCGGTTGAAGGTCTCGCGCACGCCGTTACGAGCCGGAATTAGCCGATTACTCGGCGAGGGCAAGTTGGAGCAACTGTCCAATGGTGCCGTGGTGGTCCGTACTATCGAAATGGGCGAACTGCTCGAACTCGTTCATCTTCGCATGGTGCTGGAGGGCGAGGCGACGTTCATTTCATCGACGCGTATTGCGCTCGATATCCTTGCGCCCATCAGAGCCAGGCTCGAAGACATCATCGCCGCCTCGACGACTTCGAAGGATATGCACTGGTCCCTTGACGATGAAATTCACGACCAGATCGCCCGGCATTGCGGCAATCGCTCGCTGGAAAAACTAATCGGCGAGGTTCGACAGAAGATCCGCATGTGTAATGTGGAGCGCCACCCCGGCCGGCTGCTTCCTGCCACCCGCGAGCATCTGGCGATCATCGACGCCATCATCGATCGCGACGCCGCAGCTGCCCGTCAGGCGATGATCGTGCATTTGACCAACGTGCGGCAGGGGCTGTTGGAACGGTTCGGCATCTTTCTGCCCGAGCCGCACGCCTAG